TGATTTCGGTAGAACGTTTTAAAAACGAACGTTTTCGACGTTTTATCAAACGTATTTCCATTTCCATGTTGGTCGTGGACGAAGCTCATTGTATTTCTGAGTGGGGCCATAACTTTAGACCTGATTATTTAAAACTGCCCTCTTATCAACAAGAACTCGCGATCCCATTAGTCTTACTGCTAACCGCAACGGCAACTCGACGAGTTCAGCGAGACATGGCGCAAAAATTTGTGATTCATCCTGAACACATAGTGCAAACAGGGTTTTATCGTTCTAATTTAGACATTGACCTGATTCCAACCCAAGCCCATGAAAAGCTCGGTAAGTTGAAAAACATACTGAACGACACTCAAGGCGCCAGTATTGTTTACGTGACCCAACAAAAGACAGCCGAAGACGTCGCCAACGCACTACGAGCGGATGGTTATTCCGTAGCGGCTTATCATGCTGGATTAGGCAACGAGATTCGCAGTAGCATTCAAGCCGACTTTATGGCGAGTAAAACTCGTATTATCGTAGCGACCATTGCATTTGGTATGGGTATAGACAAATCCGACATTCGTTTAGTTGTTCATTTTGATTTGCCAAAATCCATCGAAAATTACAGCCAAGAGATTGGCCGAGCAGGGCGAGACAATCAGCCAAGTCGATGCGTTTTACTGGCCAGTTTAGAAGGGTTAAGCACCTTAGAAAATTTTGTTTATGGCGACACACCAGAAGCACATGATATAGACAGTTTACTACGTTGCATTGCAGAACAAACAAACGATCAGGAATGGGAAACTCAGCTTTACGGCTTATCAAACCAAACCAACATTCGCACTTTGCCATTAAAAACCTTACTAGTCCAACTCGAATTATTGGATGCGATCACGCCAAAATACAGTTACTACGCTGATGTTCGGCTTAAATGGGAAGGCGATAGAATTGCCTTTGCTCTGCGAATCCCAGATGAATGGCAAAACGCTTATCAAGCGGTTTTAAAAGGCATTCAGTATAAGAAAATTTGGGGAACGCCTGATTTCAACAAACTGTTCAACGAATCGGGATTATCGCGCGGGGATGTATTGCAGGTGTTAGAGTTCGCCGCAGATCAGAATATTCTTACGTTAGAAAGCAAAGGACTAACGGAAGTCTATCAGGTCAATAGCAATGCTTTTCATCATCAAACGCTGGCAAACCAGTTACATCACTATGTCGATGAAAAACAAATTGCTGAAATCGAACGAATCGCGACCATGATCCGCTTTTTCCAACTAGAACGGTGCTTAAACCACAATTTGGCACGTTATTTTGGTGACAAAAATGCGCCAGAGCATTGCGGACATTGTTCGGTATGTCGTGGTAATCCGCTTATTTTTACTCAATCAGTCAGCGAAAATAGCCAGCATGAATGGCAAGGTCAATTAACAGGATACATAAAAGAATTTGCTCAACACATTGCCAGCAAAAGTCCGAATACACCTATCACAGCGGTATTGATTTCTCACTTCTTAACCGGTTTAACACAACCTATTTTCACCAAAGTGAAAGCACGTCAACTTAGCGGTTTTGGTGTGTATGAAGAACGAAGCTATTTATCGGTGCTAGAAGCGGTTACTCAGCTTCTGACAGATCACTAGAGGGTTTGCTTGTCTCGTCATAAACACTAACTTCAACAAGGTTGTTGTCGGGATCATTAAAATACACAGATTGGATCGGCCCTTGTGCACCAGATTTACTCACGGGGCCTTCTAGAATTGTCACTTTACAGGACTTCAAATGGCCAACGACGTCAGCGATGGTCCAGTTAGTAATAAGGCATAAATCGCCCGAGCCTTCCATTGCGTGGTTTCGAAGTTCTTGCCCAAGCAACTGAAAGTTGATTTTTTGCTGACCAAATTGCACGGCTCGACGTCCATTAGCAAAGGTAATAGGTTCCATTTTCAAAACGGTTTTGTAAAAAAGCACCGCTCTATCTATGTCTGCCACCGTCAACACAATATGATCGAAATGACTAATCATCGCCCCTTGCCTCCTGCAAGCCATTCATAATAAACACTATGCTACGAATGATTGTTCAGAAAGACAAGTTAAGAAAGACACTCTTCACGTAAAGAATGTAAAACAAGTTCTCCTTCAATGAGACTCAATTTTTGACGTTTATTCAGTTTCTTCACTCGATACTCTAAAACCAAAGCCTCACTTTTTGTGCCAACCGCTTCATGCCACACCAGCTCCAATGGGCCTTTGCCTTTTAGGTATCGAGCCGCTCGTTTACTGGCACCTGAATGCTCCTTAAAACGTCGATCAACATCCGTACTAATACCCGTATAAAGTGTGTTCATACGCGTTTTAATCATATAAAGACTCCACTCATTATCACTGATGACACTTTTATCTTCTTGCACGTTTGCGTTTATTGTCACATTAATGCTTCCTTATGTAGAGGTGCTAAACGCCCTATTCCGATGGTTAATTACCAATAATGAGCAACAGCGTTGAAGCCGTAGCAATGCCCATACAATAATTAAAAATTTTCTGCCGCTTTTGATCCGTTAGCCACTGTCGAACTCTCACACCAGCCCAAGCCCAAATAGAAATAGCCGGAAAGCCCACAGCAGCAAACAAAACAATCATCCAGAAGCCGGATTGAGCGTACAAATCACCCGCAATCGCAAACGAACTCACACAACCAATCGCCATCATCCAAGCTTTTGGGTTCACATATTGAAATAACAAAGCTTGCCACCACGCCATCGGTGAAGAAGGTGCTTTCTTGGTTTCTAGATTTCCCACTGGCGCACTGCCAATTTTCCACGCAAGCCACAGTAAATAACCACAACCCACCCATTTGAGTAAATCATACAACGGCGGATACACGCTAAACAGTGTTCCTAACCCGAGTAAAACAGACAGCAACAAGGTCGCGACACCCAACACGATACCTAACATATGCGGTAAAGTTCGACGAAAGCCAAACTGCGCACCGGACGCCAATAACATAATGTTATTAGGTCCAGGCGTGACCGATGTCACAAAAGCAAACATAGCAAGTGCGATAAAAAAAGAGACATCCATCATAACATCCGCCCTCTTTTTTTAACTTTAACCATCATATCGCATAGAACGCCTTTAAAGGATGCTTGTGATAATTCAGCTTGTTGGCGCTCCTTTGTCATACCAATATCCATCAGTTGTTGAGCCGTTAAAGAAGCCAAAACTTTGCGGGTCTGGTAACGCTTCACGCAATGTTGAAAGTGAACAAATAAGCTAAAGACTAGCATGACCTTCTCCCTCTGATTCGCACTGTCTAGACGTTAAAAAGTGCTATATGTATGAGTAACCACTTTAGAATAAGCCGTAAACACAATACAGATTCAGAAAACCTCTTTATTAAACACACAGAACAGGGCTTATTTCATCTGTATGGTGTAATAAAATGCAATCTGTATGGTCACTCTCAGGTTAAGAAAGCCCTACAATCAATACAGATATCAGCTTAAGACACCTATTCCAAAGGAAATGCCATGACACTCTATCAAAATCTCGCCAACCGTTTACGAGAACACATACAGCATGGCTTTTTCAAACCAGGCGAAAAACTGCCTTCTGTTCGACAGTTAGCTCAAGAACATGGTGTCAGCATTTCTACTGTACAAGAAGCCTATCGACAGCTTGAACAAGACTTCCTTGTCGAGGCTCGACCCAAATCGGGCTATTTTGTCTGCTTTAGAAAAAAAGATAACTTACCCAGTATTTCAAGACCGCCACAACGCCCTCTGGAAGTTTCACAGTGGGAAGAAGTCCTCAATATGCTCATGATTCGCAGCAACAACAAGGGCGTGCAGTTACAACATGCCATGCCGGATATGGCCGCACCGACACTGAAGCCTTTGCTAAAAACCTTAGCTGACCTTTCTAAGCAAAAACCAGAGTTAGGCTTGGGCTATGCGGATATTCGAGGAATCGAAGAATTGCGCACACAACTTTGTCGTCTCACGGTTGCGTCTGGCTGCCAACTGCATCCAGATGATTTGGTGGTAACATCAGGCTGCCAAGAAGCGCTGTCTGTTTGCTTAAGAGCGGTCACCGAGCCCGGCGACATTATCGCCATAGAGTCCCCCAGCTTTTATGGTTCCATGCAAGCCATCAAAGCTGCCAATCTCAAAGCGATGGAAATCCCTACACACCCAGAAACGGGCATCAGTTTAGAAGCGCTAGAACTAGCATTAGATCAATGGCCGATCAAAGCCATTTTTGTCACCCCTACGTGTAATAACCCTATGGGTTACACCATGCCTGAAGACAAAAAAGAGCAACTGTATCGACTGGCACAAAGTTATGATATTGCCATTATAGAAGACGACATTTATGGCGATATTTCCTATCAATTCCCTAGACCGAAAACCATAAAATCCTTTGATACTGATGGACGCGTCCTTTTATGCTCATCTTTTTCGAAGACCATCGCGCCCGGCATGCGCGTTGGTTGGATCGCACCGGGTCGTTACCGAGATAAAGTCACCCACATAAAATACGTGAGCAGCTCTATGTGTCCTGTTCTACCTCAACTCGCCATTGCAAAATTCATTCGTTTAGGCGGCTACACAAAACACATACGTCAAATGAGGCAGCGCTATGAGAAGCAAAGAGACCACTTATTGAATGCGATAAAAACCTATTTACCCAACGACACAAAGGTCAGTTACCCTGATGGCAGCTTTATTTTATGGGTGGAGCTTAACCCCTGTATTGACAGTATGGCGCTAGTGGAACGCTGTCGTGAAGAAGGTGTTGGCTTTGCCCCTGGTCCATTATTTTCGGCGACAGGAAAATACCGCAACTGTTTTCGTCTCAACTTCAGCGAACAAAGTATGGAAAAGCGTGAATGGGCCATTAAAACCTTGGCAACCATTTTACTAAGTTTCGAACAACCTTAAAAAAATGGGTAAGACCTCTTATCAATCAGTACTTTTTGTATGGTAATTCTTATCTAGATTGATGAATTGTAAAGAAATGAAAATCTTCTTAATGACGAGATGCAAAAACGCAATAATCTATAAACTGGCTCATTCGAAAACAACGCATAAAAGCCTTACTAACTTGGCTCTTTATATTAGGACACATTGAATGCTCAACCCGTCTGTATTAAACGTAGGGGTACTTTGCCTCAGTTTGTTATTAACCGCCTGTAGCAGTAACGAAAAACGCGAAGACTTTGCTGGTTTAGCCCAAAATGAACTCAGTACAGTGAGCAATATCAAATCCTCACAGTGGCATGAAATGAATAACGTCGCTACCGTTAGCCACTTAACCGATTTAATAGCGGACCCACAATTAGACGACCTCATTGCAAAAGCGCTGGAAGCAAACCCGAGCCTACAAAAAACTCAGCTGACATTACAAGCCAGCTTATGGAGCATAAAAAGCCAACATGGCGATTCATTACCCAGCGTAGAAGCTGGTTTTTCTGGTAGTAAAACCGAAGGAAGTAATGCGAGTTATAAAGCGAATTTAAGCATTAGCTGGGAAGCCGATTTATGGCAAAAATTAGCAAAAGCAGAACAGGCCGCGACGAAAACACTGGCCAGTGACGAAGCGCTTTATCAAGCCAGTCGAGACACTTTGGTCGCCAACGTCATCAAATCTTGGCTTGCCATTACCGCCAAACAACACACCATTGATATTGAGCAAAAACGCTTAACCTTATTAGACGCAAACGAAAAACTGATCCTTAAACGCTTCCGAAATGGTCTTGGGGATTTAGAAGCACTAGATGAATCTCGCACATCTGTTTCTCAGTCCAAAGCCGACCTTGTGGAATACCAAGAAAACCTAGCCATCGAAATACGTAACCTACAACTTTACTTAGGCAGTAATGAATCTCTCAGTTATATTGCAAACGCGACATATCCCGATGTCAGCCTGTCTTTTCAAGGGTTACCACTACAAAATCTTCAGCGCCGACCCGACTTAAAAGCAGCCTATTTAGCCATTGAAGCTGCCGATTTAAACACCTCCGTGGCGTATAAAGACATGCTGCCTAGCATCAGTTTAAGTGCCACATTAAGCGATACCGCTGAGTCCCCAAGTGCCGCGTTATTTGGTTCGCCTATTTGGTCATTACTCGCACAAATCACCCAGCCACTTTATCAAGGCGGACAGCTAAAAGCCGCCGCCGAAATTGCCAAGCTGAAAACAGCTCAGGCCTATCAAGACTATCGTGACACTCTACTCACCGCCGTGAATGAGGTCGAAAATACCCTCGGACAAGAGCGAGTATTGTCATTGCAAAAACAACACATCCATGACGCCCTAACCAGTTCAAAGAAAAACCTCAGTCAATATGAGAAAAAATACCGAACTGGTCTAATCGAGATTAGCGATTTGATTGATGCACAAACCACCATGTATGACTTAGAAGCACAACTTGACGATATTATTTATCAACATCTATCAAACCGAGTCGATTTAGGGCTCGCATTAGGGCTTGGAGCAAACGAATAATGAAACGGTTTTCACTCTGGATTACGTTAACTTTGGCTCTAATCTCCATTTCGGGCGTGTATTTCTACATTACCAGCGCCATAGAAGCTCAAAATAATAAAGTGCGACAACCTCGCCCTGAAGCTAAGGAGCAGGCATTAGAAATATCCGTCATAGACGCAAAACTAGGCTCCTACGCTGCCGAGATAAAAGCATCAGGATTAGTCAAACCACGATATTCTCTGACCATTACCAGTCAAGTGAGTGGTGAAGTTATACAGATTTCAGATCAATTTGAATCGGGTCAAATTGTAAAAAAAGGTCTTCTTTTAGCGACGCTCAAAAATACTGAACTGACGAGTCTCGTTGCCAGTGCAAAAAAATCTGTGGCCAGTGCAGAACTCGCATTAAAAGAAGAGAATCGCCAGGGAGAACAAGCCAGAGCGGAATGGAAGGCATCAGGGTTTACTGAAACGCCAGATTCCGATCTTGTATTACGTGAACCTCAATTAGCCGCTGTTCAAGCCGAATTAGACTCAGCAAAAGCCGCGCTAATGAATGCACAAAACAATTTAAAAAACACCAAGCTAACCGCACCGTTTGATGCATTGGTCGTTGAACGCACTATTTCACCAGGATCGTATTTAAGCTCTGGTAGCGACATTGGCACTCTTTACAGTATTGATCGCGCTGAAATAAAAATCGATTTATCCAACAGCGACTGGTTAAAACTACCGGATACTCAAACACTGCTTAAATCCAATTGGCCAGTCACCATTGCCAACATTGATGACAAGACTAACTGGCAAGGGACAATCCTCAGTGTTGGGCTTCATGTTGATGAAACCACTCGCATGCGTAGCCTCACTATTGGTTTAAATAAACCACTAGAACACACGCCACCGCTTATCCCTGGATCGTTTGTTGCCATCACGTTAAAAGGCAAGCTGCTTGATAACCTATGGCGTTTGCCAAATACTGCATTGAGCCAAAAAAGCGAAATCTGGTATCTTGATGAAGACAACCGACTCGCAGCATTTGAAACCACACCTCGCTTTGTCGACTCGAAGTACGTCTATATTCAAGTACCAAAAGCCATGCAAAACAGCCCTTATCAAATACTCATTCAGCCTTATAACAGCTACATAAAAGGCACTCTTGTAGCCCCTATCAATACAACAACCACATCGGTAAAAGGCAATAACCCATGAGCCCTATCGATAATCAATACAAAGGCATTATTCCGTGGTTCGCTAATAACCCTGTTGCGGCAAACCTATTATTAATCCTCATGATCACGCTTGGCGTGATGAACATGGGTTCGATTAATAAAGAAGCTTTCCCAAGTTTATCGCCAAACCGTGTCGCGATTTCTATTAGTAACGACAGCGGTTCCGCGAAAGAAAATGAAGAAGGCATAGCCATACCGATTGAGCAAGCACTGCAGGGAACGTCTGGCATTAAGAACATCACCACTTCGTCAACAGCAAGTTCCACACAAGTCAGCATCGAAATGCTCGACGGTTACAACATAGATACCTTGATGGATGATGTAAAAGACGATGTAGATCAAATCACCTCTTTTCCTGACAACGCCGATCCGGCCGTCGTTTCTAAAGCGACACGTGAAGAACACTCCATCTGGATTCAGTTGTATGGTCAGGCCGATCGTCGCACCTTGCAGAAGCTCACCGATGAATTGGAATCCGATTTACTTGCAAGTGAAGACATCAGCGCCACGTCTATTTCCGGTTGGTTAGATCCCACCATGATGGTGGAAATCGATAAAAACAAACTCGAATCTTATGAGCTGACATTAACCGACATCGCCACCGCCATTAATGCAGAATCCTCGACAGCAAAAGTGGCCACACTGCGCAACGAAGACATTTATTTAACCATCAGCGCCTCCGAGCAAGCATATATAAAAAGCCAGTTTTTACAAATACCCATAAAAACCACCGCCAACGGTGGCAAACTTTTACTGAGTGACATCGCCACAATACGTGATGTTTTTGATGAAGATGAATTCGTTCTGTCTCGCTTTAATCGACAAAACAGCTTGGCCATTCAAGTGCTCACCACAGGTAGCAGTGACATATCCAATTCTGTTGTTGCGGCTAAAGCGGTGATTCAAGATTGGCAAGACAGTGGTCGGTTGCCTCCCAACGTCACACTCGGCACTTGGTATGACCGCAGTGAATCCATTAACCAGCGATTAGAGTTAATGATAGAAAACGCGATTACTGGCGTTTTGTTAGTGTTTATTTTGTTGGCCATTTTCTTAAACATTACCGTGGCATTCTGGGTCGCCATGGGGTTGCCGTTTATATTTTTTGGCACATTATTTTTTATGGGCACAGAAAATGTCGGTCTGACACTCAACATGTTTACCACCTTTGGTTTTATTATGGCATTAGGGATTGTCGTCGACGATGCTGTGGTGGTAGGTGAAAGTGTTTATACCGTGCGATCCAAAGAAGGCGACACGCTCGGCAGCACAATCAAAGGCACTATGATTGTGGCAATTCCGACTTTATTTGGCGTCTTCACCACGGTCGCTGCTTTTTGGGCACTCTCCAACATTGAAGGTCGTTTGGGGCAACTGTACTCCCAATTCGCCATTGTGGTCGCCATCTGCCTAATACTCTCGGTGATTGAATCTAAGATCATTTTGCCCGCGCATTTGGCGCACATTAATACCCGAAAATCGACCAGTACGAATCCTATTGCCAAAGTATGGGCAATGATTCAACGTGGCGCAGACAATGGTTTGCAGTGGTTTAGTGACCGCATTTACAAGCCCAGTATCGACGTTGCGCTTAATCACCGATACGCGGTTTTTTTGTTTTTTATCGCGGTATTTCTACTCGTTATGTCAATGCCATTCACTGGCGCGATTCGTATTAGCTTTTTCCCTCAAATTCCTGGGGACACCGTTCGCGGCAGCCTGACAATGAACAACGATGTCAGCTATGGGCAAACCAGCCGTGTGTTACTCACCCTAGAAGACGCCGCTTACCAAGCGGACATAGCGTTGCGAAGCGACACAGCAGAGCACCGTCGATCTAAATCTAATTCAGATGAGCCTTCTCCGGAAAAGCCAATAGAAGATCGCTCTACCGTGAAAAAAACGCCGCAACCCAAAGGCGAGATCGCCATAAAGAACCTTCAAGTAACCTCTAGTGATGATCAGTCCGGTAATATTCGAATCGAATTAATAACGGATAGACCTTACACCTCTGCACAATTTGCCACCAAATGGCAACAGTTATCTGGTATGCCAGAAGGCGTGAAAAACTTGCGTATTCGAAGCGCTCGCGAAAGCGTCGATGCGCTTAGAATCGAGCTCAGAGGAAACGACGCAAGCGTACTAAATGGCGCCATGTTGGAATTATTAAAGCAACTTGAAACGCTACCAGCGGTCACAGGAATAGAACAAAACACCGATCCAACCGAATCTCGCCTGGTCTTGAAACTAAACGAACAAGGTCGTTTATTGGGGTTATCGACCAGCGACCTAGCGTCTCAAGTCTCTACTAACTTCGATGGTCAGGTGGTGCAAGAATACCAGCGCGACAACGCCGAAGTGGAAGTGCGTTTGGGTTACCCTAACGATCAACAAGAATCGCCTTCTGCGGTCATGAACACCAAAATATCGCTAGAAGATGGAACTCGCATACCGCTGTCTTCTGTCGCCACGTTATCACAAGAAGAAGCCGAAACGACGATTGTTCGTATTGACGGTAAGCGCTCGTTGTACTTATCCGCCGAAGTTGATAAAGACGAAATGTCTTCTACTGAGGTCGTGGAATATTTGGAAAAAGCCGTTGTGCCACAAATAAAACGCCAGTTTTCTGGTGTGTCCGTGCACTTCTCTGGGGAAGCAGAACAAAGGGCTGAAACACAGTCTTCTATGTCTGAGATGTTCCTCATTGCGCTGTTGATTATTTATGGTTTATTGGCGATTCCTCTTAAATCTTACAGCCAACCAATTATTATCATGATGGCAATTCCATTCGGTATCATTGGGGCATTGTTAGGCCATTGGATGAATAACTTAACCTTAGGCATCCTTTCCCTTAACGGCATTTTGGCGCTCAGTGGTGTGGTGGTAAATGACAGCTTATTACTCGTTTCCCGTTTTAACGATTTACGCCATGAAACCAGCCACGTCAAAAAAGCCATTAGCATTGCGTGTCGCAGTCGTCTACGAGCCGTGTTACTGACCTCATTCACCACCTTTGCAGGCTTAATCCCCATTCTTTGGGAAACCTCAAGACAAGCACAAATGCTGATTCCTGCCGCCGTATCTTTGGCGTACGGCATCCTGTTTGCGACCGTCATTACACTGATACTTGTTCCAGTACTCTTGATGATCAAAGAAGACATTCATGAGCTTGTCGCTCGTTTAAAGAAACAAACGTCAACAACTTCTGAACCTCTTCAAGGCAGTAACTAAAAGCGTCAAGCTTATCGATTAAAAGGTGTTTTTATAAAAAAAAACGCCTTTAAATCGCATTTACCCCCCTCCTTATATCGCGCTGATATTCCTATTATTGACATCAATCAGGAACCAAGTTGCAGCCTTCTTAAAAAAACAAGACAATAAGGAATACTATTCCTAAAAATACAAAATATTGAGAACAAAATGCACTTAGATGAGATAGATTTGCAACTACTTGCTTTAATACAAAGCAATGATAGTATTTCAACAGAGTCCATGGCGCAGCAAGTTGGCTTGTCAAAAACGCCTTGCTGGCGACGAGTTCAAAAGCTAGAACAAGCCGGTTTTATTAAACGTCGCGTCGCACTGCTGGACGCCGAGAAGCTTGGTCTTGGTGTTTCCGTGTTTGTACAAGTGAAGACCAATCAGCATGACGTCAATTGGGCTGAAGAATTTGCTCGCGTTGTAGCAGATTTTCCCGAAGTGGTTGAATTTTATCGCATGGCAGGGGAATACGACTACTTATTACGTGTGCTGGTGAAAGACATTCCAGCGTACGACAAATTTTATAAACGATTAATTAGCGCTACCGCACTCACCGATGTCACCTCCAATTTCGCTATGGAGCAGATCAAATGGACAACTCAGTTGCCTTTGCCACGCTTCAAAGAATAAACGACAAACGAGGTTTGCTGCGTCAGCTCAATAAGGAAAACATCCATGACCATCGCAGCAACACAAAATAACCCCAACCTAACAAATGAAGCGGCGTTATTGGCCCACATTCGTGATGGCGTCATCGGAAAAGACACTCAGATCAACACACCGTTTGGACAAAGAACGTTAACTTATGCCGATTACACCGCATCGGGGCGCAGCCTAGACTTCATTGAAGACGCCATTCGGCAACACGTTCTGCCTTTTTATGCGAACACCCACACCGAAGCAAACGCCACTGGCCAACAAACCACCGCATTTCGAGAACAAGCACGTCAACAGATTCGAGAAGCCGTTAACGCCACCGCTGAAGATCTCGTACTGTTCTCTGGCAGTGGCGCCACCAGCGCCATTAACACGCTCATCAGTCAATTAGGTTTGCGTCAGCTCAGTGCAACGGAACAAGCACAAACCTGCATCTTCATTGGGCCTTACGAACACCATTCAAACGAATTGCCTTGGCGAGAATTGGGCGTTGAGATAGTTCGTATTCCAGAAGCAAAAGAAGGCGATGTATGCCTAACAACGTTAGAAGAACAACTCAAAAAGAATCAGCATAAACGCCTTATTGGCAGTTTTAGTGCCGCTTCAAACGTCACCGGAATCTTATGTGATCAAGATGCAATAACCGCATTATTACATCGCTACAGCGCGCTGGCTTTTTGGGATTTTGCCGCCGCAGCGCCTTATGTAAACCTAGATATGAACCCACTGAAAAATAAAGCATTGGCCAAAGACGCTATCTTTTTTTCTACTCACAAATTCATTGGTGGCCCTGGCACTCCGGGCATTCTCGTCGTTAAAAAAGCCATTATCAAGAATGATAAACCTAGCCTGATTGGCGGCGGAACGGTGTCTTTTGTCACGCCAGTAGACCACACATTTTTATCGGTAGGCGAACGTCGTGAAGAAGGCGGAACACCAGGAATTGTAGAGTCCATCCGTGCAGGATTGGTTTTTCAACTGAAACAAAACGTTGGCGCAAAAACAATCGAAGCACGAGAACATGAGCTCGTGAAAATGATAGAAAAGCGTTGGTATCAGCATACGAACATAGAGCAACTAGGCAATATTAAAGCGGCTCGTATATCGATTACGGCGTTTCGTATAAAAACGGATTTTGGTTATTTGCATCATGGTTTTGTAACGGCGCTACTGAATGATATGTTTGGCATTCAAGTGCGAGGTGGCTGTTCTTGTGCGGGCCCTTATGGGCATCAGCTTTTAGGCATAAATAAAACAGAATCAGAGCGTATTCAACAAGCGATGATGCAAGGCGAAAAGTTGGTAAAACCAGGCTGGGTTCGCTTTAATTTGAACTATTTTTTAGACAATGCAGAAGCGGAGTTTATCTTAGACGCTATTGATTTTGTCGCCAAACACGGCACGACTCTGTTGCCATATTATGCGTACGACCAAGGTTCGGATTTATGGCGTTTTCAAGGAAAATCCTCAACACCTAAATCGCTCAATGACCTGTTATGGCAACCGCCAAAGGTAGAGCTGAAAACAAGTCAGCTAGAAGATAAAAGCGCTTATCTGACTCAAGCGGAAGACATTGTTAAACACTGTTTAGAAGGTCTATATACACCACAAGAGCAACCGTTTAATAAAGAGTTCAACGACATTAAACGTTTTGTTTTAGCTGAAGATATTGTCTAATTAGACGATCCAGAGATATGCGCTATTTAGTATCTTTTTCTAATTAGCGCTTTTCTGGATCAAATTAAACTGCATACCCGTACGTAATATTCCAGTACTCAAGACATTGGCTCTTAACCCAGCACGGTGAATCCAAGCTCTTACTACTTGTGGCGATGTCAGCGAGTCATT
This genomic stretch from Marinomonas primoryensis harbors:
- a CDS encoding efflux RND transporter permease subunit, which gives rise to MSPIDNQYKGIIPWFANNPVAANLLLILMITLGVMNMGSINKEAFPSLSPNRVAISISNDSGSAKENEEGIAIPIEQALQGTSGIKNITTSSTASSTQVSIEMLDGYNIDTLMDDVKDDVDQITSFPDNADPAVVSKATREEHSIWIQLYGQADRRTLQKLTDELESDLLASEDISATSISGWLDPTMMVEIDKNKLESYELTLTDIATAINAESSTAKVATLRNEDIYLTISASEQAYIKSQFLQIPIKTTANGGKLLLSDIATIRDVFDEDEFVLSRFNRQNSLAIQVLTTGSSDISNSVVAAKAVIQDWQDSGRLPPNVTLGTWYDRSESINQRLELMIENAITGVLLVFILLAIFLNITVAFWVAMGLPFIFFGTLFFMGTENVGLTLNMFTTFGFIMALGIVVDDAVVVGESVYTVRSKEGDTLGSTIKGTMIVAIPTLFGVFTTVAAFWALSNIEGRLGQLYSQFAIVVAICLILSVIESKIILPAHLAHINTRKSTSTNPIAKVWAMIQRGADNGLQWFSDRIYKPSIDVALNHRYAVFLFFIAVFLLVMSMPFTGAIRISFFPQIPGDTVRGSLTMNNDVSYGQTSRVLLTLEDAAYQADIALRSDTAEHRRSKSNSDEPSPEKPIEDRSTVKKTPQPKGEIAIKNLQVTSSDDQSGNIRIELITDRPYTSAQFATKWQQLSGMPEGVKNLRIRSARESVDALRIELRGNDASVLNGAMLELLKQLETLPAVTGIEQNTDPTESRLVLKLNEQGRLLGLSTSDLASQVSTNFDGQVVQEYQRDNAEVEVRLGYPNDQQESPSAVMNTKISLEDGTRIPLSSVATLSQEEAETTIVRIDGKRSLYLSAEVDKDEMSSTEVVEYLEKAVVPQIKRQFSGVSVHFSGEAEQRAETQSSMSEMFLIALLIIYGLLAIPLKSYSQPIIIMMAIPFGIIGALLGHWMNNLTLGILSLNGILALSGVVVNDSLLLVSRFNDLRHETSHVKKAISIACRSRLRAVLLTSFTTFAGLIPILWETSRQAQMLIPAAVSLAYGILFATVITLILVPVLLMIKEDIHELVARLKKQTSTTSEPLQGSN
- a CDS encoding aminotransferase class V-fold PLP-dependent enzyme, whose amino-acid sequence is MTIAATQNNPNLTNEAALLAHIRDGVIGKDTQINTPFGQRTLTYADYTASGRSLDFIEDAIRQHVLPFYANTHTEANATGQQTTAFREQARQQIREAVNATAEDLVLFSGSGATSAINTLISQLGLRQLSATEQAQTCIFIGPYEHHSNELPWRELGVEIVRIPEAKEGDVCLTTLEEQLKKNQHKRLIGSFSAASNVTGILCDQDAITALLHRYSALAFWDFAAAAPYVNLDMNPLKNKALAKDAIFFSTHKFIGGPGTPGILVVKKAIIKNDKPSLIGGGTVSFVTPVDHTFLSVGERREEGGTPGIVESIRAGLVFQLKQNVGAKTIEAREHELVKMIEKRWYQHTNIEQLGNIKAARISITAFRIKTDFGYLHHGFVTALLNDMFGIQVRGGCSCAGPYGHQLLGINKTESERIQQAMMQGEKLVKPGWVRFNLNYFLDNAEAEFILDAIDFVAKHGTTLLPYYAYDQGSDLWRFQGKSSTPKSLNDLLWQPPKVELKTSQLEDKSAYLTQAEDIVKHCLEGLYTPQEQPFNKEFNDIKRFVLAEDIV
- a CDS encoding efflux RND transporter periplasmic adaptor subunit produces the protein MKRFSLWITLTLALISISGVYFYITSAIEAQNNKVRQPRPEAKEQALEISVIDAKLGSYAAEIKASGLVKPRYSLTITSQVSGEVIQISDQFESGQIVKKGLLLATLKNTELTSLVASAKKSVASAELALKEENRQGEQARAEWKASGFTETPDSDLVLREPQLAAVQAELDSAKAALMNAQNNLKNTKLTAPFDALVVERTISPGSYLSSGSDIGTLYSIDRAEIKIDLSNSDWLKLPDTQTLLKSNWPVTIANIDDKTNWQGTILSVGLHVDETTRMRSLTIGLNKPLEHTPPLIPGSFVAITLKGKLLDNLWRLPNTALSQKSEIWYLDEDNRLAAFETTPRFVDSKYVYIQVPKAMQNSPYQILIQPYNSYIKGTLVAPINTTTTSVKGNNP
- a CDS encoding Lrp/AsnC family transcriptional regulator → MHLDEIDLQLLALIQSNDSISTESMAQQVGLSKTPCWRRVQKLEQAGFIKRRVALLDAEKLGLGVSVFVQVKTNQHDVNWAEEFARVVADFPEVVEFYRMAGEYDYLLRVLVKDIPAYDKFYKRLISATALTDVTSNFAMEQIKWTTQLPLPRFKE